A part of Gossypium hirsutum isolate 1008001.06 chromosome A07, Gossypium_hirsutum_v2.1, whole genome shotgun sequence genomic DNA contains:
- the LOC107953126 gene encoding serine carboxypeptidase 1 produces MEGVACTWMLLSMCLLGYLIIYVEANEAEVLGNFLKSRLSKKSSPAVHSWAWLNEKTGNSPNYIQPQDGSMEADRIGALPGQPNGVDFNHYSGYVTVDSKAGRALFYYFAESPDNSSTNPLVLWLNGGPGCSSLIGAMTELGPFRINNDGKTLFRNDYAWNNVANVIFLESPAGVGFSYSNTSSDYHHIGDKSTAKDAYTFLVNWLERFPQYKTRDFYITGESYAGHYVPQLAYTILLNNKNANQTLINLKGIAVGNGWIDDRTGYLGQYDYLWTHALNSDETNKGIHTYCHHFNDKDPNECDDFQSKSSAEQGDIDGYNIYAPLCPLDFSSSIKSSYDSVNSFDPCSDYYMISYLNRAEVQTALHVGVAKWHKCSYSIFGWTDSPASILPIIKNLMASGLRVWLYSGDVDSVVPITSTRYAINELKLPLKTAWRAWSTHNQVGGYVEEYEGLTLVTVRDAGHLVPSYQPARSLTMISSFLQGLLPPP; encoded by the exons atggaagGGGTGGCGTGTACGTGGATGCTACTCTCCATGTGCCTTTTGGGGTATCTCATAATATATGTAGAAGCTAATGAGGCAGAAGTCCTTGGTAACTTTCTCAAGTCCAGATTGTCAAAGAAATCATCTCCCGCGGTGCATTCTTGGGCATGGTTGAATGAGAAAACTGGGAATTCTCCCAATTATATTCAGCCTCAAGATGGATCCATGGAGGCTGATAGAATTGGTGCATTGCCTGGTCAACCTAATGGTGTTGATTTCAACCATTATTCAGGATATGTGACGGTTGATTCTAAGGCTGGCAGAGCACTTTTCTACTATTTTGCCGAGTCCCCCGACAACTCTTCCACCAATCCTTTGGTTTTATGGCTCAATGGAG GACCAGGATGTTCTTCATTAATCGGAGCAATGACGGAATTAGGCCCTTTTAGAATAAACAACGATGGCAAAACACTTTTTCGCAACGATTATGCATGGAACAATG TGGCAAATGTAATCTTCCTAGAATCACCAGCTGGAGTAGGCTTTTCATATTCGAATACCTCCTCCGATTACCATCATATAGGTGACAAGAGCACTGCAAAAGATGCCTACACCTTCCTTGTTAATTGGCTCGAGAGGTTCCCTCAATATAAGACTAGAGATTTCTACATCACCGGAGAGAGTTATGCCGGTCATTATGTGCCTCAACTTGCTTACACTATTCTTCTCAACAACAAAAATGCAAATCAAACCCTAATTAATCTTAAAGGAATTGCG GTTGGGAATGGTTGGATTGATGATCGTACAGGTTATTTGGGCCAATATGACTATTTATGGACACATGCTTTGAACTCAGATGAAACCAACAAAGGAATCCATACCTATTGTCATCATTTTAATGATAAAGATCCAAATGAGTGTGATGACTTCCAATCCAAATCGTCTGCTGAGCAGGGTGATATTGATGGGTACAATATTTATGCCCCACTTTGTCCACTAGATTTTTCTTCATCAATAAAAAGCTCGTATGATTCG GTAAACAGTTTTGATCCATGTTCAGACTACTATATGATATCTTATCTGAATAGAGCAGAGGTTCAAACAGCTCTCCACGTTGGGGTTGCAAAATGGCATAAGTGCAG TTACTCAATTTTCGGATGGACTGATAGTCCCGCCTCTATCTTACCTATTATCAAGAATCTCATGGCAAGTGGTCTGAGAGTTTGGTTATACAG TGGTGACGTAGATTCAGTTGTCCCAATCACCTCAACTAGGTACGCTATAAATGAACTCAAGCTTCCCCTCAAGACTGCTTGGCGTGCATGGTCCACCCACAACCAG GTTGGAGGATATGTGGAAGAATACGAAGGGCTGACATTGGTAACAGTGAGAGACGCAGGCCATTTAGTTCCAAGCTACCAACCAGCTCGTTCTCTTACCATGATTTCCTCTTTCCTTCAAGGACTTTTGCCTCCACCATGA